In the genome of Phosphitispora fastidiosa, one region contains:
- a CDS encoding cytochrome c3 family protein: MGIRDKFKFDLSKTEDKLKLFILVSGTLLFLLVAVVGGISLTMSPDFCKLCHNAMQPEYVTWQYSSHSNIACVDCHMEPGVINIMKEKIVATGHLYDYITAAYEEELPIKMKHELPSHLCEQCHSVETRSFTLSGDLKDPHEYHEKVGVSCVKCHSGVAHGNIAGRAATTEGELAAWSDKEGKENMAMEFVRPDMDTCVACHINPAKYGVEGIESVTWDCGACHEDIFTPNSHKEATWTRNHGLDAAGQLKDCVSCHAMGVEPTFAADGVKNNVIKTGSTAKDFAWTTEFCINCHSQKPDDHKDKSQWMPNHKQAVAGKGMNNCIACHSIQKPKAGETLQSPAKEVACNNCHWFK, from the coding sequence ATGGGTATAAGAGATAAGTTTAAGTTTGACCTGTCAAAAACTGAAGATAAGTTAAAATTATTTATTCTGGTTAGTGGTACGTTGTTATTCCTGCTGGTGGCTGTAGTTGGCGGAATTTCACTGACCATGTCACCTGACTTCTGCAAACTTTGCCATAATGCCATGCAGCCGGAGTATGTGACCTGGCAGTATTCTTCCCACAGCAATATAGCATGTGTGGACTGTCATATGGAACCGGGAGTCATTAATATCATGAAGGAAAAAATTGTGGCTACCGGACATCTCTATGATTACATTACTGCAGCGTATGAGGAAGAACTGCCTATCAAAATGAAGCATGAGCTTCCCAGCCACTTGTGTGAACAGTGCCACTCAGTTGAAACCAGGTCATTTACCCTGTCAGGAGATCTTAAGGATCCCCATGAATATCATGAAAAGGTCGGCGTTAGCTGTGTCAAGTGTCACTCCGGTGTGGCCCACGGTAATATTGCCGGCAGAGCTGCTACCACAGAAGGTGAACTTGCTGCCTGGAGCGACAAAGAAGGCAAGGAAAACATGGCTATGGAGTTTGTAAGGCCTGATATGGACACCTGTGTTGCCTGTCATATCAACCCTGCCAAATATGGGGTTGAAGGAATAGAGAGTGTTACCTGGGATTGCGGCGCCTGCCATGAAGACATATTCACCCCGAATTCACACAAAGAAGCCACTTGGACCAGGAACCATGGTCTGGATGCAGCCGGACAGCTTAAGGATTGTGTCAGCTGCCATGCCATGGGTGTGGAACCTACCTTTGCCGCTGACGGTGTGAAAAATAATGTTATCAAAACCGGATCGACTGCAAAGGATTTTGCGTGGACCACTGAGTTCTGCATTAACTGCCACAGTCAAAAGCCAGATGACCACAAGGATAAGTCCCAGTGGATGCCAAATCATAAGCAAGCCGTTGCCGGTAAAGGGATGAATAATTGTATTGCATGCCACAGTATTCAGAAGCCAAAGGCAGGAGAAACTCTGCAATCACCTGCCAAGGAAGTTGCCTGCAACAACTGTCACTGGTTTAAGTAA
- a CDS encoding polyprenyl synthetase family protein, translating into MKGFGFFNIIKDELDVVEKELHKVVRTNDPLLTETSAHLLNAGGKRLRPAFALVAGKTCARPSDKLIPLATALELIHMASLVHDDVIDDSYTRRGIPTVKASWGDQVSIYTGTYLFAQSLVLIARCDHPVISRILADISAMMCEGEIQQIVTTFDSQQTVKDYFFRIKRKTALLISASCELGAIACEAPMYHVRALKRYGHYLGMAFQITDDILDFTASAQDLGKPVGSDLRQGIVTLPAIYALLWSDERTRLAEIIRKKEKKEGEVLEAIKIIKECGAIDKAIELSDRYLAKAKKQLEYLPAGRATNSLRTIADFIGRRRF; encoded by the coding sequence ATGAAGGGGTTTGGGTTTTTTAATATCATAAAAGACGAACTAGATGTTGTGGAAAAAGAATTGCATAAGGTTGTTAGAACTAATGACCCTTTACTTACGGAAACATCTGCTCATCTGCTTAATGCGGGAGGCAAGCGGTTAAGACCGGCCTTTGCTCTGGTTGCCGGCAAAACATGTGCCAGACCTTCTGACAAATTGATACCTCTGGCCACTGCTCTGGAGCTTATCCATATGGCCAGTCTGGTACATGATGATGTGATTGATGATTCCTATACCAGGCGAGGCATACCCACTGTCAAGGCAAGCTGGGGAGACCAGGTATCCATTTACACCGGAACATATCTTTTTGCCCAGTCTCTTGTCTTGATTGCCAGATGCGATCATCCTGTTATCAGCAGAATCCTGGCAGACATCAGCGCTATGATGTGTGAGGGAGAGATTCAGCAGATTGTGACAACTTTTGATTCACAACAGACAGTGAAAGACTATTTTTTCCGCATCAAGAGGAAGACGGCTTTACTTATTTCAGCTAGTTGTGAACTGGGAGCTATTGCGTGTGAGGCCCCTATGTATCATGTAAGAGCCCTGAAACGCTATGGTCATTACCTTGGCATGGCTTTCCAGATCACTGATGATATCCTAGATTTCACTGCCAGTGCGCAGGATTTGGGCAAGCCCGTCGGGAGTGATTTAAGACAAGGTATTGTTACCTTGCCGGCTATTTATGCACTTCTTTGGTCGGATGAGCGAACCAGGCTGGCGGAAATTATTCGGAAAAAGGAAAAAAAGGAGGGTGAAGTCCTAGAGGCTATTAAGATTATCAAGGAATGCGGAGCCATTGACAAAGCTATCGAACTATCAGACCGCTATCTTGCTAAAGCCAAAAAGCAGTTAGAGTATCTACCTGCTGGCAGAGCAACCAACAGTTTGAGAACTATTGCAGATTTTATTGGTAGAAGAAGGTTCTGA
- a CDS encoding TatA/E family twin arginine-targeting protein translocase codes for MFGLGFQELALILVIALVIFGPRKLPEVGRAMGRALNEFRSASKDIQKEIDEAVKEPDNK; via the coding sequence GTGTTCGGCCTAGGTTTTCAGGAGTTGGCATTAATACTCGTTATTGCTCTTGTCATATTTGGCCCCCGCAAACTGCCGGAAGTAGGGCGGGCAATGGGTAGGGCGTTAAATGAGTTCAGAAGCGCTTCTAAGGATATCCAGAAGGAAATCGATGAAGCGGTCAAAGAACCCGATAATAAATAA
- a CDS encoding amino acid ABC transporter permease, with amino-acid sequence MITFGLIRWDIISDYMPMLVKIGVKTTFELTVVAVSVGTLLGLILSLMRLSHFRLFSLVSKVYIDFFRGTPLLVQILFIHFAVLPTVGSFPNIVSGFVALSLNSGAYIAEIFRAGIQSIDRGQMEAARSLGMSYPQAMRYIIIPQAIKRVLPALGNEFIAMLKDSSLVSVIAVQELAMTGSLVNGRTARPFEAYVPVAIMYLILTMILSQFVAYLERRFGKSDIRA; translated from the coding sequence ATGATTACTTTTGGACTTATCAGATGGGATATCATTTCAGATTACATGCCGATGCTGGTGAAAATCGGTGTCAAGACCACTTTCGAACTGACTGTTGTTGCCGTAAGTGTCGGAACTCTGCTTGGTCTTATTCTAAGCTTAATGCGCCTTTCCCATTTCAGGTTGTTTTCCCTGGTTTCAAAAGTATATATTGATTTTTTCCGCGGCACTCCGCTGTTGGTCCAAATACTGTTTATTCACTTTGCTGTACTTCCCACCGTAGGGAGCTTCCCCAACATAGTGAGCGGTTTTGTGGCCCTAAGTCTTAACAGCGGGGCTTATATTGCTGAAATATTCCGAGCCGGTATCCAATCAATTGACAGGGGACAGATGGAGGCTGCCAGATCTCTGGGGATGTCGTACCCCCAGGCAATGAGATATATTATCATACCCCAGGCTATTAAACGAGTGCTTCCGGCCCTGGGAAATGAATTTATTGCCATGCTTAAGGATTCATCACTGGTTTCTGTTATTGCCGTTCAGGAATTGGCAATGACCGGGTCCCTGGTTAACGGAAGAACGGCACGACCGTTTGAAGCCTATGTTCCGGTAGCGATTATGTACCTGATACTGACAATGATTCTATCACAATTTGTGGCTTATCTGGAAAGGAGGTTTGGCAAGAGTGATATACGTGCGTAA
- a CDS encoding basic amino acid ABC transporter substrate-binding protein, which produces MMKKILKLVTLSILVLGLIFAVGCGGEKAATDEGAVYKVGTDAAYAPFESVSPSGEIEGFDTDIMKAVAAAEGFEVEFVNTAWEGIFSSLNGKNDIVISAVTITDDRKKEMDFSEPYFESTNYIAVPQDSAIASMEDLTGKVISVQEGTTGDEVLTEFLGKDYKDIKRFKGTPEAFLELRNGKADAAVADSGVVGNYVKNNPDANLKIVKDENFPKEFYGIAVTKGNAELLAKINSGLQKIKDNGEYDKVYSKWFSE; this is translated from the coding sequence ATGATGAAAAAGATTCTCAAGTTAGTTACCCTTAGTATCCTTGTTTTAGGTCTTATTTTTGCTGTCGGATGTGGCGGTGAAAAGGCTGCCACAGATGAGGGTGCAGTGTACAAAGTTGGCACCGATGCTGCATATGCCCCCTTTGAATCAGTATCTCCGAGCGGAGAAATTGAAGGTTTTGACACGGATATTATGAAGGCGGTTGCAGCTGCCGAAGGTTTTGAGGTTGAGTTTGTTAATACCGCCTGGGAAGGGATTTTTTCCTCCCTTAACGGTAAGAATGATATTGTTATCTCTGCTGTAACAATCACAGACGACCGTAAAAAGGAAATGGATTTTTCCGAACCGTATTTTGAGTCCACAAACTACATTGCTGTACCTCAGGATTCTGCAATTGCTTCCATGGAAGACCTGACCGGCAAAGTTATATCCGTACAGGAAGGGACCACCGGAGATGAAGTTCTTACTGAATTCCTGGGCAAGGATTACAAAGATATCAAGAGGTTTAAAGGTACCCCCGAAGCATTTCTGGAGCTGAGAAACGGCAAAGCCGATGCTGCTGTTGCAGATTCCGGAGTTGTGGGTAACTACGTGAAAAACAACCCGGATGCCAATTTGAAGATAGTTAAGGATGAGAATTTCCCCAAGGAGTTCTATGGTATTGCAGTTACCAAGGGTAATGCTGAACTGCTTGCGAAAATTAACAGCGGTCTGCAAAAGATTAAAGACAATGGTGAATATGATAAGGTATACAGCAAGTGGTTCAGTGAATAA
- a CDS encoding efflux RND transporter permease subunit, with product MNLTKIAIKRPAMMSMIIMVFVVLGLYTYNKMGVELFPAVNLPYVAVVTTYPGAGAEEIETQVVKPLEDELASLSRLKRINSQASEGFTFTVLEFEMTADADQAALDVQKKIDMLKGRLPEDASDPIVYKQDMNDQPVLIMALQSHRPLYETKEFAEDLIKDRLQRIEGVADVSVVGGQKREILVAVDRTKLEGYGLSLNQIIGRLRAENMNQPSGRLDRPEAEYNVRVLGEFKNIEDIRNLDIPLSGGGSVPLSAVAVVTDGFQEVREYSRINGISAVSLMVFKQSDASIVEVGERVKEEIELLQQDLPEDVEIMVSRDTSNFIRISLDDTRNSIIEGIITVALALYLFLREWRSTVIVALAIPTSLLAALMMMYFAGFTFNMLSLMGLALCIGILVDDSIVVLENIHRHLKMGKEPAQAALDGRMEIGMAAVAITLSDIVVFTPIAFMQGMVGQFFRQFGLTVVFAAIFSLFVSFTLTPMMAARLFKKENGNNKPGESEEVTKANGDLTSSGRKSMLGWLWKRTTPLGKGMKQKYISLLEWSLRRRWTVLGIAAALFSASLLLPALNVIGAEQMPKIDQGEMTVNLEMPIGTPIGKTDDVLLDIEEYLKTIDEIKYYHTTLGSSGGMSSSSGSHLGRVGIQLHDKKERERSVWEVSDQIRKWGEGFVQGKISVSEADSMGPPGGDIQIEVTGPGTQQLIAISEEVKKIITGIEGAIDVDTDWRLGQPEIQVEIDRKKAASMGLSVDEVSRSVRAALTGDAAGKFREGNDETDIVVKMAGLSKADIDHIRNLPLNTVDGSVVLLQQVADIGPGSGPTQINRIDRQRAITVGGSLRERSQSDFLKEATEKLEGIKLPPGYRVSFAGQAQGMQETFADLISALVLSIVLVYMVLVMLYESFMTPFIRMMALPLGVVGAFLALALTGNTLNLFSMIGLIMMDGLVAKNGTLLIDYTHTVMERGVPLREALLEAGRTRLRPIIMTTTTMIVGMLPTALALGEGAETRSGMAWVLIGGLLTSTLFTLIIIPVIYTLMDDFKKFLKRKFRKSAVEASTGETL from the coding sequence TTGAACCTTACTAAAATCGCTATTAAAAGGCCTGCCATGATGTCTATGATAATCATGGTTTTTGTGGTCTTGGGACTCTATACATATAACAAGATGGGGGTTGAACTGTTTCCCGCCGTTAACCTGCCATATGTAGCAGTTGTGACAACTTATCCCGGAGCAGGGGCCGAGGAGATAGAGACACAGGTAGTCAAACCCTTGGAGGATGAACTGGCTTCCCTGAGCAGGTTGAAGCGAATTAATTCACAGGCTTCTGAGGGCTTTACTTTTACGGTACTGGAATTTGAAATGACAGCAGATGCCGACCAGGCTGCCCTTGATGTTCAGAAAAAGATTGACATGCTTAAGGGGCGTCTGCCTGAGGATGCCTCTGACCCGATTGTTTACAAACAGGATATGAACGACCAGCCGGTGCTCATTATGGCCCTGCAGAGCCATCGCCCGCTTTATGAGACTAAGGAATTTGCAGAGGACTTGATAAAAGACCGCCTGCAGCGAATTGAAGGGGTGGCTGATGTTTCAGTGGTTGGTGGGCAGAAGCGTGAGATTTTGGTTGCTGTTGACAGGACTAAACTGGAAGGCTATGGCTTATCCCTCAACCAGATTATTGGCAGACTCAGGGCAGAAAATATGAACCAGCCCAGTGGAAGGCTGGACCGTCCGGAAGCGGAGTATAATGTCCGGGTGCTTGGTGAATTTAAAAATATTGAAGACATCCGTAATCTTGATATTCCTCTCTCGGGGGGAGGCTCAGTTCCTTTAAGCGCGGTTGCGGTTGTTACAGACGGATTTCAGGAAGTTCGGGAATACAGCCGGATTAACGGTATCAGCGCCGTTTCCCTGATGGTTTTTAAGCAGAGTGATGCTTCTATTGTCGAGGTCGGGGAACGGGTTAAAGAGGAGATAGAGCTGCTGCAGCAGGATCTGCCCGAAGATGTGGAAATTATGGTGTCACGTGATACATCGAATTTTATCAGAATATCCCTCGATGATACCAGAAATTCAATTATTGAAGGAATAATTACTGTTGCCCTGGCCCTCTACCTGTTCCTGAGAGAATGGCGTTCCACGGTTATTGTTGCTCTGGCCATCCCCACATCTCTCCTGGCTGCCCTGATGATGATGTATTTCGCCGGCTTCACCTTTAATATGCTGTCACTGATGGGCCTTGCCCTGTGTATCGGGATCCTGGTTGATGATTCCATAGTTGTTCTGGAAAATATCCACAGGCATTTGAAAATGGGCAAGGAGCCTGCCCAAGCCGCTCTGGACGGGAGGATGGAGATAGGGATGGCTGCAGTGGCCATAACCCTTTCAGATATTGTTGTCTTTACCCCGATTGCTTTTATGCAGGGCATGGTGGGCCAGTTTTTTCGCCAGTTCGGCCTTACGGTGGTGTTTGCTGCAATTTTTTCCCTGTTTGTCTCCTTCACCCTTACTCCTATGATGGCAGCCAGGCTTTTCAAGAAAGAAAACGGCAATAATAAACCGGGTGAATCGGAAGAAGTTACGAAGGCGAATGGAGACCTGACCAGTTCAGGCAGGAAATCAATGCTGGGATGGCTGTGGAAAAGGACGACGCCCCTGGGTAAAGGGATGAAACAAAAATACATCTCCTTATTGGAATGGTCCCTCAGGCGTAGGTGGACTGTGCTGGGTATCGCTGCAGCGCTGTTTAGCGCCAGTCTTTTACTCCCGGCTCTTAATGTTATCGGAGCTGAACAGATGCCCAAGATTGACCAGGGAGAAATGACCGTTAACCTGGAGATGCCCATTGGCACACCCATCGGGAAAACCGATGATGTGTTATTGGATATTGAAGAATACCTCAAAACAATTGATGAAATAAAGTACTATCATACTACCCTCGGTTCATCAGGAGGAATGAGTTCCTCTTCTGGCTCTCACCTTGGACGTGTGGGTATCCAGCTTCATGACAAAAAAGAGCGGGAACGTTCGGTTTGGGAGGTTAGTGACCAGATACGAAAATGGGGGGAAGGTTTTGTTCAGGGCAAGATATCTGTTAGTGAGGCAGACTCGATGGGACCTCCGGGCGGGGATATCCAGATAGAAGTAACCGGCCCGGGAACCCAACAGCTAATTGCAATATCAGAAGAGGTTAAGAAGATTATCACTGGAATAGAAGGGGCCATTGATGTGGATACGGACTGGCGTCTTGGCCAGCCGGAGATTCAGGTGGAAATTGACCGCAAAAAAGCGGCTTCAATGGGCCTTTCTGTTGATGAAGTATCACGTTCGGTACGGGCAGCCCTGACCGGTGATGCGGCCGGTAAGTTCCGCGAAGGTAATGATGAGACAGATATTGTGGTAAAAATGGCCGGCCTCAGCAAAGCTGATATTGACCATATCAGGAATCTGCCCCTAAACACCGTGGACGGTTCAGTTGTGCTGCTGCAGCAGGTTGCCGACATTGGTCCCGGGAGTGGGCCGACACAGATTAACCGGATTGACCGGCAGAGGGCCATAACCGTTGGCGGAAGCCTGCGGGAGAGATCTCAGAGTGACTTTCTCAAGGAGGCTACTGAAAAACTGGAGGGAATAAAACTGCCCCCGGGATACAGGGTTAGTTTTGCCGGTCAGGCCCAGGGGATGCAGGAAACGTTTGCTGACCTTATTTCGGCGCTGGTATTATCCATTGTATTGGTCTACATGGTTCTGGTGATGCTTTATGAATCCTTTATGACCCCTTTCATAAGAATGATGGCCCTGCCCCTGGGGGTAGTAGGGGCGTTTCTGGCTCTGGCCTTGACGGGGAATACCCTGAACCTGTTTTCCATGATTGGTCTGATTATGATGGACGGATTGGTGGCCAAGAACGGCACACTCCTGATCGACTACACCCATACTGTAATGGAACGCGGCGTACCATTAAGAGAAGCGCTGCTGGAAGCAGGAAGGACCAGGCTGCGGCCTATTATAATGACTACCACTACCATGATAGTCGGGATGCTGCCAACTGCCCTGGCGCTGGGAGAAGGCGCTGAGACCAGGTCCGGAATGGCATGGGTTCTGATTGGCGGGCTGCTGACCTCAACGTTATTTACCCTAATTATAATTCCGGTAATTTATACCCTTATGGATGACTTTAAAAAATTTTTGAAGAGAAAATTCAGGAAATCAGCCGTAGAAGCCTCCACAGGCGAGACCCTGTAA
- a CDS encoding diguanylate cyclase — MKSWLKGLNKEILALTLSVALGASFVLGVCALLVFYQQSKEQVLDRNREIAGYISNEINVRMSRALNAGALLAMDPAVREMDSAVLQPEMRRLFPIAGIFDGLALTDSKGEMVAFVPDQPGIIGLDLSQRSWVREVLTSGQQFISEPYIAATGNEVVVTATPVKDKTGKVIGVIGGSMDLKKSTKFSTIISSRSYNPEMVIQIIDRKGMFIYNTDKQLIMKKAEPSIVTEALFEGKAGACALEIGDEPYLIGYAPVEKLGWGVIVTYPSKAAFRSAIYLRNLIAIVTILLSILIFCIVYRESKAITKPLEKLMEGVKRVADGDYHFNVNVSSNNEIGILADSFNAMVERIKDMREDILEKQEKLEKANIELQIMAITDGLTKLYNHRYFQDCLGKAVSLAQEEVKSITLMILDIDYFKYYNDLFGHQAGDKLLEELAQLLIRELGPNDMVARYGGEEFTVILYDSDNRNGILAAEKIRAAVEAFPFPGREQQPDGRVTVSIGVASFPENAKSKEELVRLADEALYKAKCCSRNKVELYFSVLDDLKHDLNKSEAELINSIKMLVRIINAKDKYTFGHSERVGKYAVSIAEAIGLTTEEVQTIRMGAFLHDVGKIEISRSILMKKGPLTEEEFETIRQHPFWGAGIIKAVESLHPTLPLIKYHHERFDGTGYPLGLKEKQIPLQARIMAVADSFDAMTSNRPYTKSKNLDEAIEELRKCSGTQFDPEVVDVFLSILQAEKVKVG, encoded by the coding sequence TTGAAATCCTGGCTAAAGGGTCTAAACAAGGAAATACTTGCATTAACCCTCAGTGTGGCTCTTGGGGCATCATTCGTATTGGGTGTATGTGCCCTGTTGGTATTTTACCAGCAATCCAAAGAACAGGTGCTGGACAGAAACAGGGAAATTGCCGGATATATTTCCAATGAAATAAATGTCCGCATGTCACGCGCTTTAAATGCCGGCGCTTTATTAGCTATGGACCCTGCTGTCAGGGAAATGGATTCCGCTGTTCTGCAGCCGGAAATGCGGCGGTTATTTCCGATTGCCGGGATTTTTGACGGACTGGCCCTCACGGACAGCAAAGGGGAAATGGTGGCTTTTGTTCCTGATCAGCCGGGAATAATCGGGTTGGACCTGTCACAGCGCAGTTGGGTTAGAGAGGTTCTTACCAGCGGCCAACAGTTTATTTCTGAACCGTATATAGCTGCAACCGGCAATGAGGTGGTTGTAACCGCCACTCCGGTTAAAGATAAGACCGGCAAGGTTATTGGTGTTATCGGGGGTAGTATGGACCTGAAGAAAAGCACCAAGTTTTCCACTATTATCAGCAGCAGGTCATATAATCCCGAAATGGTTATCCAGATAATCGACCGCAAAGGGATGTTCATTTACAATACGGATAAACAGCTTATTATGAAGAAAGCCGAACCAAGTATCGTTACAGAGGCTCTTTTTGAAGGTAAGGCCGGTGCTTGTGCTCTGGAAATCGGTGATGAACCGTATCTGATAGGGTATGCTCCAGTGGAGAAACTAGGGTGGGGAGTAATCGTCACCTATCCTTCAAAAGCCGCCTTCCGATCGGCAATATATCTCAGAAACCTGATTGCAATTGTTACCATACTGCTAAGTATACTGATTTTTTGCATCGTCTACCGGGAATCAAAAGCTATTACGAAGCCTTTGGAGAAACTCATGGAAGGTGTCAAGAGAGTTGCCGACGGCGACTATCACTTTAATGTAAATGTTTCCTCCAATAATGAGATAGGTATATTGGCCGATTCCTTTAATGCAATGGTGGAACGAATCAAGGATATGAGAGAGGACATCCTGGAAAAACAGGAAAAGCTGGAAAAGGCCAATATCGAGCTGCAGATTATGGCCATAACCGATGGCCTTACTAAGTTATATAATCACAGGTATTTTCAGGACTGTCTGGGCAAAGCCGTCTCCCTGGCCCAAGAGGAAGTTAAGTCGATAACCCTGATGATTCTTGATATTGACTATTTCAAGTACTATAATGATCTCTTTGGACACCAGGCAGGTGACAAATTGCTTGAGGAACTGGCCCAGCTTTTAATCCGGGAACTGGGACCCAATGATATGGTTGCCAGGTACGGTGGTGAGGAATTTACAGTTATATTATATGATTCCGATAACAGGAACGGAATTTTAGCAGCAGAAAAAATCCGGGCTGCAGTGGAAGCTTTTCCCTTTCCGGGGCGGGAGCAGCAGCCTGATGGCAGAGTGACTGTATCGATAGGTGTGGCTTCATTCCCCGAGAATGCAAAAAGCAAGGAAGAACTTGTCAGGCTGGCTGATGAGGCTCTGTACAAGGCCAAGTGCTGTTCGAGGAACAAGGTCGAGCTATATTTCTCGGTACTTGATGACCTGAAGCACGATCTCAATAAGTCAGAGGCCGAATTGATTAATTCCATAAAAATGCTGGTAAGGATTATAAACGCGAAGGACAAGTATACTTTCGGCCATTCAGAACGCGTTGGTAAGTACGCTGTTTCCATTGCTGAGGCAATTGGATTGACAACTGAAGAAGTGCAGACAATTAGGATGGGAGCATTCCTGCATGATGTGGGGAAAATCGAAATAAGCAGAAGTATCCTGATGAAGAAGGGACCATTGACCGAGGAGGAATTTGAAACTATCAGGCAGCATCCCTTCTGGGGAGCGGGGATTATCAAGGCTGTGGAGTCTCTTCATCCCACACTTCCGCTAATCAAGTACCACCATGAACGTTTTGACGGCACCGGATATCCGCTAGGTCTCAAAGAGAAGCAGATACCGCTGCAAGCCCGGATAATGGCTGTTGCCGACAGCTTTGATGCCATGACCAGCAATAGGCCGTACACGAAGAGTAAAAATCTTGATGAAGCCATAGAAGAACTTAGGAAATGTTCGGGTACACAATTTGACCCGGAAGTGGTTGATGTCTTTTTGAGCATTCTTCAGGCAGAAAAAGTCAAGGTGGGCTGA
- a CDS encoding amino acid ABC transporter ATP-binding protein: MIYVRNLHKRFDKLEVLRGIDCHIKPKEVVVVIGPSGSGKSTFLRCINLLEMPTNGEIVVDGFNMTDKDTNINKVREEVGMVFQHFNLFPHMTALENVALALEKVRKMPVAQAESVAAEMLKKVGLSDKADNYPGQLSGGQQQRVAIGRALAMRPKVMLFDEPTSALDPEMVGEVLAVMKELAKEGMTMVVVSHEMGFAKEVGDRVLFMDEGIIIEEGTPEDVFGSPKHERTQSFLSKILI; this comes from the coding sequence GTGATATACGTGCGTAACCTCCATAAACGTTTTGATAAGCTTGAAGTTCTGCGGGGGATAGATTGTCATATTAAGCCTAAGGAAGTTGTTGTTGTCATTGGACCCAGCGGTTCTGGAAAGAGTACGTTTCTTAGGTGTATTAATCTTTTGGAAATGCCGACAAATGGTGAAATAGTTGTAGACGGCTTTAACATGACAGACAAGGATACCAATATTAATAAAGTACGGGAAGAGGTCGGGATGGTATTTCAGCATTTCAACCTGTTTCCCCACATGACTGCCCTGGAGAATGTAGCCCTGGCTCTTGAAAAAGTCCGCAAGATGCCTGTAGCCCAGGCGGAGTCCGTTGCTGCTGAAATGCTTAAAAAGGTAGGCCTGAGTGATAAGGCCGATAATTATCCCGGTCAGTTATCAGGAGGGCAGCAGCAGAGAGTTGCAATTGGAAGGGCCCTGGCCATGAGACCGAAAGTGATGTTGTTTGATGAGCCTACATCAGCCCTGGACCCGGAAATGGTCGGAGAAGTTCTGGCAGTCATGAAGGAACTTGCCAAGGAAGGAATGACTATGGTTGTCGTATCACATGAAATGGGTTTTGCCAAAGAGGTCGGTGACAGGGTTCTTTTTATGGATGAGGGTATTATTATCGAAGAGGGAACCCCTGAAGATGTATTTGGCAGCCCCAAGCATGAACGAACTCAGTCTTTTCTCAGCAAAATCCTGATTTAA